A window of Clostridium botulinum BKT015925 contains these coding sequences:
- a CDS encoding AIR synthase family protein yields MQIGKLEWKDLKNIINNNRGVKREDVRIRSGIGEDCSVINFGEYECVVSTDPITGADKNIGKLAVHINCNDIASCGVEPLGILVTILAPPNTKLEEIENIMNEINYETKKLNIEILGGHTEITDAVNKMIVSCTVMGKTKQGKSVSTAGAKIGDDIVVTKYLCLEGSSIIVNDYYEKAREVLTDDEIKEAKNYVNHISVIKEGKIAGDFGVNSMHDITEGGLLGALWEVAEGSNVGFKVYKKQLPITNVTKKLCNFFKIDPLKFISSGSMVITCKNGEKLVRELQENNIPAIIVGRITKEGKKLVENNNDNIDVLPVERDELFKII; encoded by the coding sequence ATGCAAATAGGTAAATTAGAGTGGAAGGATTTAAAAAATATTATCAATAATAATAGGGGAGTTAAAAGAGAAGATGTTAGGATTAGAAGTGGAATTGGAGAAGATTGCAGTGTTATAAACTTTGGAGAATATGAATGTGTTGTATCTACAGACCCTATAACTGGTGCTGATAAAAATATAGGAAAGTTAGCGGTGCACATTAATTGTAATGATATAGCATCATGTGGAGTAGAACCTTTAGGAATCTTAGTAACTATTTTAGCGCCACCAAATACAAAATTAGAAGAAATTGAAAATATAATGAATGAAATAAATTATGAAACTAAAAAGTTAAATATAGAAATATTAGGTGGTCATACAGAAATCACTGATGCAGTTAATAAAATGATAGTTTCTTGTACTGTAATGGGAAAGACTAAACAGGGTAAATCAGTGTCAACTGCTGGAGCCAAAATAGGAGATGATATTGTAGTAACAAAATATCTTTGTTTAGAGGGAAGTTCAATTATAGTTAATGATTATTATGAAAAAGCTAGAGAAGTTTTAACGGATGATGAAATTAAAGAAGCGAAAAATTATGTTAATCATATAAGTGTTATAAAGGAAGGAAAAATAGCAGGAGATTTTGGAGTGAATTCTATGCATGATATAACAGAGGGAGGACTATTAGGTGCTTTATGGGAAGTAGCTGAAGGAAGTAATGTTGGTTTTAAAGTATATAAAAAACAACTACCAATAACCAATGTTACTAAAAAATTGTGCAACTTTTTCAAAATAGATCCCTTAAAATTTATATCATCAGGTAGCATGGTTATAACATGTAAAAATGGAGAAAAGTTGGTCCGAGAATTACAAGAAAATAATATACCAGCTATAATAGTGGGACGAATTACAAAAGAGGGGAAAAAGCTTGTAGAGAATAATAATGATAATATAGATGTACTTCCTGTAGAAAGAGATGAACTCTTCAAAATTATATAA
- a CDS encoding haloacid dehalogenase-like hydrolase translates to MHGITNAEIARACGADLMLLNGFDLLNPKINGLDNEKELICKLKKLVGRPIGANIEPIDYEAEMLETRLEIEEGRRCSEKTLQAAELLGLDFICLTGNPGTGVTNTAITKAIKLAKQYFSGLIVAGKMHGSGVNELICDLTTVELFIAAGADIILVPAVGTVPGFTDKQLFDIVNFAHKKGALVLTAIGTSQESSSKAVIEQLAIRNKTLGVDIQHIGDAGYSGLAPAENIFTLSTAIRGFRHTLTMIARSINR, encoded by the coding sequence ATGCATGGAATAACTAATGCTGAAATTGCTCGTGCTTGTGGGGCTGATTTGATGTTATTAAATGGATTTGATTTATTAAATCCTAAAATTAATGGATTGGATAATGAGAAGGAGCTAATTTGTAAATTAAAAAAATTAGTTGGACGTCCTATTGGTGCAAATATTGAACCCATTGATTATGAAGCTGAAATGTTGGAAACTAGATTAGAAATAGAAGAAGGGAGGAGGTGTTCTGAAAAAACATTACAAGCTGCGGAATTATTAGGTCTAGATTTTATTTGTTTAACAGGTAATCCAGGAACAGGGGTAACCAATACAGCTATTACAAAAGCTATTAAATTGGCCAAACAATATTTTTCTGGATTAATTGTTGCTGGTAAGATGCATGGATCTGGTGTAAATGAGCTAATTTGTGATTTGACTACTGTTGAATTATTTATTGCTGCGGGAGCTGATATTATTTTAGTTCCAGCTGTAGGAACTGTTCCTGGTTTTACAGATAAACAATTATTTGATATCGTTAATTTTGCTCATAAAAAGGGAGCTCTTGTATTAACGGCTATTGGAACTAGTCAAGAAAGTTCTAGTAAAGCTGTAATTGAACAACTAGCTATACGTAATAAGACATTGGGAGTTGATATTCAGCATATTGGTGATGCAGGGTATTCTGGATTAGCCCCTGCGGAAAATATTTTCACATTATCTACTGCTATTAGAGGGTTTAGACATACGTTAACAATGATTGCTCGTTCGATAAATCGTTAA
- the celB gene encoding PTS cellobiose transporter subunit IIC, with translation MIFMNNFLERLQAKIAPTAMKVGNQRHLLSIRDGIMAAMPLIIIGSIFLILGNLPFEGYDQWLAIHGHLDAWLGKIVNGSFGIMGLVASFSVAYSLAKSYKVDGVSAGVISLSCFLISTPNIVLDKAEGIPMEFMGSKGLFAAMVIGMISAEIFRKFVQKNIVIKMPEAVPPAVSQSFVALIPGIVIIALFGIIYKILGVVDIGSIHDLISVILGKPLGLLGSTLIGTIISIALNSVLWMFGIHGGSIVNSIMQPMWLINTDANRIAWQAGKELPNIITQPFIDNFVYIGGSGATLALVILAFFIAKGKQTKMIGKLALVPGIFNINEPAMFGLPVVMNLVLFIPFILTPMVNSIITYCAMASGLVMKTVGISVAWTMPPVISGYLATGGHVSGALLHVVLIIIDIIIYYPFFKMLDKREVNSEL, from the coding sequence GTGATTTTTATGAATAACTTCTTGGAGAGGCTTCAAGCCAAAATTGCACCCACAGCAATGAAAGTTGGAAACCAACGTCATTTATTATCAATTCGTGATGGAATTATGGCGGCTATGCCATTGATTATTATCGGATCTATTTTTTTGATTTTAGGCAATTTGCCATTTGAGGGATATGATCAGTGGTTAGCTATTCACGGACACTTAGATGCTTGGCTAGGAAAGATTGTTAATGGTTCCTTTGGCATAATGGGGTTAGTTGCATCTTTTTCAGTAGCCTATAGTTTAGCTAAATCTTATAAAGTTGATGGTGTTTCAGCTGGAGTTATTTCACTATCTTGTTTTTTAATATCAACACCAAACATTGTTTTAGATAAAGCGGAAGGTATTCCAATGGAGTTCATGGGAAGTAAAGGTTTATTTGCTGCTATGGTGATTGGAATGATTTCGGCAGAGATTTTTAGAAAATTTGTTCAAAAAAATATTGTTATAAAAATGCCAGAAGCTGTACCTCCAGCAGTAAGTCAATCTTTTGTAGCACTAATTCCTGGTATTGTAATCATTGCGTTGTTTGGTATTATATACAAAATACTTGGTGTAGTGGATATTGGAAGTATTCATGATTTGATATCTGTTATTTTAGGTAAACCTCTTGGATTATTGGGTAGTACATTAATTGGTACAATTATATCAATTGCTTTAAATTCAGTATTATGGATGTTTGGTATACATGGCGGTAGTATTGTAAATTCTATTATGCAACCAATGTGGTTAATAAATACAGATGCAAATAGAATTGCTTGGCAAGCTGGTAAGGAGTTACCTAATATTATTACACAACCATTTATTGATAATTTTGTTTATATCGGAGGTAGTGGAGCCACCTTAGCGTTAGTTATTTTAGCATTCTTTATTGCAAAGGGTAAACAAACAAAAATGATTGGTAAATTGGCATTAGTACCAGGTATATTTAATATTAATGAACCTGCTATGTTTGGGTTACCAGTTGTAATGAATCTTGTATTATTTATTCCTTTTATATTAACACCAATGGTTAATTCTATTATTACTTACTGTGCAATGGCATCGGGATTGGTTATGAAAACAGTAGGTATAAGTGTTGCGTGGACAATGCCACCGGTAATTAGTGGTTATTTAGCAACAGGTGGTCATGTTAGTGGAGCATTATTGCATGTTGTTTTAATTATTATAGATATTATTATTTATTATCCGTTTTTCAAAATGTTAGATAAGCGTGAAGTTAATTCTGAATTATAA
- a CDS encoding IS6-like element ISCbo1 family transposase: MNKANKKITCPRCYSHKLYKFGKDKEGNQKYQCKECKRQFAPSATPKERQLKDYPRCPVCNKGTFIHHNYSNYINYRCNDKKCNHSFFVAKPTAISPSSNTYLQGKLDFKGMRFPLHIILMALDLYFLNESSTRRISQYLFRTFNVKVSHVTIASWTKKFAAYFKLKSDNLFYNIDLSDSDEWHADETVVFINGKKHYLWLVIDSESRLIISYHLSPYRDAKQAFSLFNDAKKLGSPRAIVTDRLPSYNIPIKSVFQDTLHIKVQSFKDDISNNIIESFNKTFKSWYKGLKGFNSFDSANKLISVFIFHYNFIRNHSSLRSLTPAEVSGINYSVKAKNNWLLTA, encoded by the coding sequence ATGAACAAAGCTAATAAAAAAATTACCTGTCCTAGATGTTACAGTCATAAGCTATATAAGTTTGGAAAAGACAAAGAAGGAAATCAAAAATATCAATGCAAAGAGTGTAAAAGACAATTTGCACCATCGGCTACGCCGAAAGAGCGTCAGCTCAAGGATTATCCTCGTTGTCCTGTCTGTAACAAAGGAACCTTTATTCATCATAATTATTCAAATTATATTAACTATCGTTGTAACGATAAGAAATGTAATCATAGTTTTTTCGTGGCGAAGCCTACGGCTATAAGCCCATCAAGCAATACCTATCTACAAGGTAAACTTGATTTTAAAGGTATGCGCTTTCCGCTCCATATTATTTTAATGGCTTTAGACCTTTACTTTCTTAATGAAAGTTCTACAAGACGTATATCTCAATATTTGTTTAGAACATTTAATGTAAAAGTATCTCATGTTACTATTGCAAGTTGGACTAAAAAGTTTGCTGCATATTTCAAATTGAAATCTGATAATTTATTTTATAATATTGACTTATCAGATTCTGATGAATGGCACGCAGATGAAACTGTTGTATTTATAAATGGCAAGAAACATTATCTATGGCTTGTTATAGACTCAGAAAGTCGATTAATTATCTCTTATCATCTATCCCCATATAGAGATGCTAAACAAGCTTTTAGCCTTTTTAACGATGCTAAGAAATTAGGATCTCCTAGAGCCATAGTTACTGATAGATTACCATCTTACAATATTCCAATAAAATCAGTATTCCAAGATACATTACACATAAAAGTACAATCTTTTAAAGATGATATTTCAAACAATATTATTGAATCTTTTAATAAAACATTTAAGTCTTGGTATAAAGGTTTAAAAGGCTTTAACTCTTTTGATAGCGCCAATAAGTTAATATCGGTATTTATATTTCACTATAATTTTATTCGTAATCATTCCTCACTACGTAGTTTAACACCAGCTGAAGTATCAGGAATCAATTATTCAGTTAAAGCTAAAAATAATTGGTTATTAACTGCCTAA
- a CDS encoding PTS sugar transporter subunit IIB encodes MKIRLFCAAGMSTSLLVQKMKKYADAQGIDVNIDAHAISEAEDLLEGVNVVLLGPQVGFQVDKMKELCEPKGIKVGVIPMIDYGMMNGEKVVKFALSL; translated from the coding sequence ATGAAAATTCGATTATTTTGTGCAGCGGGTATGTCTACAAGTTTACTAGTACAAAAAATGAAAAAATATGCAGATGCTCAAGGTATTGATGTAAACATTGATGCACATGCAATTAGTGAAGCAGAAGATTTACTAGAAGGAGTGAATGTGGTACTTCTTGGTCCGCAAGTAGGTTTCCAAGTAGATAAGATGAAAGAATTATGTGAACCTAAGGGGATTAAAGTAGGGGTTATTCCAATGATTGATTATGGAATGATGAATGGTGAGAAGGTTGTGAAATTTGCATTAAGTTTATGA
- a CDS encoding PTS lactose/cellobiose transporter subunit IIA: MDTLEQSCFKIISFVGGARSKYIEAVREAKKGNYDLANNFIKEGDNFFTQGHKTHNELITLSAQGNLEELNLLLIHAEDQLMSAETIKIFAEEFIEVYKKLNTL, translated from the coding sequence ATAGATACGTTAGAACAAAGTTGTTTTAAAATTATATCATTTGTAGGAGGTGCTAGAAGTAAGTATATTGAAGCTGTTAGAGAAGCTAAAAAAGGTAATTATGATTTAGCTAACAATTTTATTAAAGAGGGAGATAATTTTTTTACTCAAGGTCATAAAACTCATAATGAATTAATTACATTATCAGCACAAGGAAATTTAGAAGAATTAAATTTATTATTAATTCATGCTGAAGATCAATTAATGAGTGCAGAAACAATTAAAATTTTTGCAGAAGAATTTATAGAAGTTTATAAAAAATTAAATACATTATAA
- a CDS encoding glycoside hydrolase family 16 protein, with protein MKLNKKVLISTAIVYISLSSIFSVYATENTSSRASVVVKPEKVKIENTTTDAQKTIKVDDEKYNLVWQDEFNENKLDTTKWRYRYTPENGSMKYTNKPENVYFENGNLVLSALPIKGEKPLMKNGKPYSSTSGNVSTQGIAFWKYGRIDVRAKIPMEMGMWPAIWMMPEANPYGWPNDGEIDIMEALGSEKNIVYGTLHTGNIDDPKNHTRTSTGVTYKLQKGTLADDYHIYSVIWKEKSFEFLIDNKSIGKINSWPSKFKVTDIRTGKEKVLDPAFPDPFNKPFYLILNLGVGGGWGGEPNTTTSWGDKTKMFVDYVRVYQKDNSNLSKGTKTTICKLCSYISQKYFNLMKNN; from the coding sequence ATGAAATTAAATAAAAAAGTTTTGATCAGTACAGCTATAGTATATATATCATTAAGTTCTATTTTCTCAGTGTATGCTACAGAAAATACATCAAGTAGAGCATCGGTAGTTGTTAAACCTGAAAAAGTAAAAATAGAGAATACTACTACTGATGCACAAAAAACTATTAAGGTAGATGATGAAAAATATAATTTAGTTTGGCAAGATGAATTTAATGAAAATAAACTAGATACTACAAAGTGGAGATATCGTTATACACCTGAAAATGGGTCTATGAAATATACAAATAAACCTGAAAATGTGTATTTTGAAAATGGAAATTTAGTATTATCTGCACTTCCTATAAAAGGAGAGAAACCATTAATGAAAAATGGTAAACCTTATTCTTCTACATCGGGAAATGTGAGTACTCAAGGTATAGCGTTTTGGAAATACGGTCGTATAGATGTACGTGCAAAAATACCAATGGAAATGGGAATGTGGCCTGCAATATGGATGATGCCAGAGGCAAATCCGTATGGTTGGCCAAATGATGGAGAAATTGATATTATGGAAGCTTTGGGTAGTGAAAAAAATATAGTTTATGGTACATTGCATACGGGGAATATTGATGACCCTAAAAATCATACCCGCACTTCTACTGGAGTAACTTATAAGTTACAAAAGGGTACATTAGCAGATGATTATCATATTTATTCTGTTATCTGGAAAGAAAAAAGTTTTGAATTTTTAATTGATAATAAATCTATTGGAAAGATTAATAGTTGGCCATCAAAATTCAAAGTTACAGATATAAGAACGGGAAAAGAAAAAGTTTTAGATCCTGCATTTCCAGATCCATTTAATAAACCATTTTATTTAATTTTAAATCTTGGAGTTGGTGGAGGTTGGGGGGGAGAACCTAACACAACAACTAGTTGGGGTGATAAGACAAAGATGTTTGTAGATTATGTGCGTGTATATCAGAAGGATAATTCAAACTTATCAAAAGGAACTAAAACGACAATTTGTAAATTATGTTCATATATATCACAAAAATATTTCAATCTTATGAAAAATAACTAA
- a CDS encoding DUF4838 domain-containing protein → MTNCSKVKIIGNKEDADISLVIQQDLSEFGLPAVDDTYLDDQYVIDITNGRGIIYGGNIRSILLAIYRLLTECGCYFLRPGKKYEVIPLIELNKITIRLAEQASLRHRGVCIEGADSVENIVDFIEWLPKIGFNSFFVQFENPYPFLKRWYGHEFNNNLHKEAFSTHISDSYSDIIDNAMAVRHLLHHRVGHGWTSEVLGFSSKYGWTLGGDLTDETREYAALVNGKRELFDNGAIFTSICMSNKKAIDKMVNMIVNYSEEHQNIDILHVWLSDARNNICECENCLEISPTDQYVSLLNEIDTALSQKGLNTKICFLLYHELLWPPIKNQINNPERFIMMFAPITRTFEKSYKEHGNLIPSHPYVRNNMILPNSLEELLIYLKEWQAKVPSDGFVYDYPLGRAHYGDLGYMKISKIISKDISYLKDLNLNGYISCQELRVGNPTNFPNYLMGKLLWNTELNYEQIEKEYFKAMYGTRYQKVIKYLKSISILSNCDYFNAIGERFNPELACKFSKIVDLCNDMLPILRKEATSNVGLVSRMWEELIYHNTYCELLAKALSSLASGKENANDLYNEFITFIQLNETEFQNILDVYRIIEVSKNYTGFIFTNE, encoded by the coding sequence ATGACCAATTGTTCTAAAGTAAAGATTATAGGCAATAAAGAAGATGCTGATATTAGTCTAGTTATTCAACAGGATTTATCAGAATTTGGGTTGCCAGCTGTTGACGATACTTATTTAGATGATCAATATGTTATAGATATTACTAATGGTAGAGGAATTATTTATGGTGGAAATATAAGATCTATATTACTAGCTATTTATCGTTTGTTAACAGAATGTGGTTGTTATTTTTTAAGACCTGGTAAGAAATATGAAGTTATTCCTTTAATTGAATTAAACAAAATAACTATTAGATTGGCGGAGCAAGCCTCTTTACGACATCGTGGAGTGTGTATTGAGGGAGCGGATAGCGTAGAAAATATTGTTGATTTCATTGAATGGCTACCTAAAATTGGATTTAACTCATTTTTTGTTCAGTTTGAAAATCCATATCCTTTTTTAAAAAGATGGTATGGACATGAATTTAATAATAATTTACACAAGGAGGCATTTTCAACACATATTTCAGATAGTTATTCTGACATTATAGATAATGCTATGGCTGTACGTCATTTATTACATCATCGCGTTGGGCATGGTTGGACTAGTGAAGTGTTGGGCTTTTCTTCTAAGTATGGATGGACATTAGGTGGAGATTTGACGGATGAGACTAGAGAGTATGCCGCATTAGTAAATGGTAAACGTGAATTATTCGATAATGGTGCTATTTTTACTAGCATTTGCATGTCTAATAAAAAGGCAATTGATAAAATGGTTAATATGATTGTTAATTATAGTGAAGAGCATCAAAATATTGATATTCTTCATGTATGGTTATCAGATGCTAGAAACAATATATGTGAGTGTGAAAATTGTTTAGAAATTTCACCAACAGATCAATATGTTAGTTTATTAAATGAAATTGATACTGCATTGAGCCAAAAAGGTTTGAATACTAAAATTTGTTTTTTGCTTTATCATGAATTATTATGGCCACCAATAAAAAATCAAATAAATAATCCAGAGCGTTTTATAATGATGTTTGCGCCTATAACACGTACTTTTGAAAAATCTTATAAGGAACATGGAAATTTAATACCAAGTCATCCTTATGTTAGAAATAATATGATTTTACCTAATTCTCTAGAGGAATTACTTATTTATCTTAAAGAATGGCAAGCTAAAGTTCCAAGTGATGGATTTGTATATGATTATCCACTGGGTAGAGCACACTATGGAGATTTAGGTTACATGAAAATTTCTAAAATTATTAGCAAGGATATTTCATACTTAAAAGATTTAAACCTTAATGGTTATATTAGCTGTCAAGAGTTACGTGTTGGAAATCCAACTAATTTTCCAAATTATTTAATGGGAAAACTATTGTGGAATACAGAATTAAATTATGAACAAATTGAAAAAGAGTATTTTAAAGCTATGTATGGAACACGGTATCAAAAAGTAATAAAATATTTAAAGTCTATTTCAATATTGTCAAATTGTGATTATTTCAATGCTATAGGTGAACGTTTTAATCCAGAATTAGCGTGTAAATTCAGTAAAATTGTAGATTTATGTAATGATATGCTTCCTATACTTAGAAAAGAGGCTACAAGTAATGTTGGTTTAGTATCAAGAATGTGGGAAGAATTAATTTACCATAATACTTATTGTGAATTGTTAGCAAAAGCATTAAGTAGTCTTGCAAGTGGTAAAGAAAATGCTAATGATTTATATAATGAATTTATTACATTTATTCAGTTGAATGAGACAGAATTCCAAAATATTTTGGATGTTTATCGTATCATTGAAGTTAGTAAAAATTATACAGGTTTTATTTTTACTAATGAATAA
- a CDS encoding PTS sugar transporter subunit IIC yields MKKIMGFLENYLVPIGQSISNQRHLKALREGIMIAVPLILLGSLFVLIGSFPIAGWSEWLNSHGGLADLFNKASNASFGIFGLVTAFGVAYRLAQSYDVDGPTTGVISLSSFLLMTPDLLAEKAKGIPYGFMGGKGIFAAIIIAFITTEIYKWFIKKDIVIKMPSSVPEVVGRSFAALIPGFVILLMWLAIYKGLSLSEFKDIHALLGVIIGKPLGLIAGTLGGTFVAVFLNSIFWFAGVNGGQVVNTVMNPIWLDYTNQNLAATQAATALPHIITQPFIDLFVYMGGGGATIGLALCLLFFSKSKEYKLLGKISGIPALFNINTAILFTFPTVLNPIMIIPFILNPIINATITYFAMSLGLVAKTTGVVLPWTTPPIFGGFLSTGHWSGALLQLILVFVSFVIYYPFFKAADLRKLADEKNKD; encoded by the coding sequence ATGAAAAAAATCATGGGTTTTTTAGAAAATTATCTTGTACCTATTGGACAATCAATTAGTAATCAACGACATTTAAAAGCATTGCGTGAAGGAATTATGATTGCTGTACCGTTAATTTTACTAGGTTCTTTATTTGTTCTTATCGGAAGTTTTCCAATTGCAGGATGGAGTGAGTGGTTAAATAGTCATGGTGGTTTAGCTGATTTATTTAACAAAGCATCAAATGCTTCATTTGGTATTTTTGGTTTAGTAACAGCTTTCGGTGTTGCTTATCGTTTGGCTCAAAGTTATGATGTGGATGGACCAACAACTGGAGTTATTTCATTGAGTAGTTTTTTATTAATGACGCCTGATTTATTAGCTGAAAAAGCAAAAGGAATTCCATATGGATTTATGGGGGGAAAGGGAATCTTTGCGGCTATTATAATTGCATTTATTACAACTGAAATTTATAAATGGTTTATAAAAAAGGATATAGTTATTAAAATGCCTAGTTCAGTTCCGGAAGTGGTTGGACGTTCATTTGCTGCATTAATTCCTGGGTTTGTAATTTTATTAATGTGGTTGGCTATATATAAAGGATTATCTTTAAGTGAATTTAAAGACATACATGCTTTATTAGGTGTAATAATTGGTAAACCATTAGGACTTATAGCTGGAACTCTTGGAGGAACATTTGTAGCGGTATTTTTAAATTCTATCTTTTGGTTTGCAGGTGTAAATGGAGGGCAAGTTGTAAATACAGTAATGAATCCAATATGGTTAGATTATACAAATCAAAATTTAGCAGCTACTCAAGCAGCAACTGCACTACCACATATCATAACACAACCTTTTATTGATTTATTTGTGTATATGGGGGGTGGAGGAGCAACAATTGGATTAGCATTATGTCTATTATTTTTTAGTAAAAGTAAAGAATATAAATTATTAGGTAAAATTAGTGGTATACCAGCCTTATTTAATATAAATACTGCTATATTATTTACTTTCCCTACAGTGTTAAATCCTATTATGATTATACCATTTATTTTAAATCCAATTATTAATGCTACTATTACTTATTTTGCTATGTCTTTAGGGTTAGTAGCTAAAACAACAGGAGTTGTTTTACCATGGACCACACCACCAATTTTCGGAGGATTTCTTTCAACAGGGCATTGGTCTGGAGCATTATTACAATTAATATTAGTTTTTGTTTCTTTTGTTATTTATTATCCATTTTTTAAAGCAGCAGATTTACGTAAATTAGCTGATGAAAAAAACAAAGATTAA
- a CDS encoding MurR/RpiR family transcriptional regulator has protein sequence MFTYQEIESLNELELEVYKYIVKNYDSVKVATIREIARHTHVSTTTILRFCRKMGCEGFNEFKYKLRDHMNSTKKDYNFSTDDFAIQDFLIRTKEPLFLQKIYDASQLIVNSKQIIFLGIGTSGILAKYASHCFMNAGRFSQYIDYPYFEVPDGFFDGTVIIVFSVSGETVDVINQLHQFRKFNCAVITITNAEYSTIAKISDMVINYNLPMNIKGKSKINFTSQIPVIYIIEKLVYNISQFFKQTRTISKYIYEIL, from the coding sequence ATGTTTACTTATCAAGAAATAGAAAGTTTAAATGAACTAGAATTAGAAGTATATAAATATATAGTGAAAAATTATGATAGTGTCAAAGTTGCTACGATACGTGAAATTGCTAGACATACTCATGTATCAACAACAACTATTTTAAGGTTTTGTCGTAAGATGGGATGCGAAGGTTTTAATGAATTTAAATATAAGTTACGCGATCACATGAACTCTACAAAAAAGGATTACAATTTTTCAACAGATGATTTTGCAATTCAAGACTTTTTAATACGTACTAAGGAACCATTGTTTTTACAAAAAATTTATGATGCAAGTCAATTGATAGTTAATAGTAAGCAAATTATTTTTTTAGGAATTGGAACATCAGGAATATTGGCTAAATATGCATCCCACTGTTTTATGAATGCGGGGAGATTTTCTCAATATATTGATTATCCTTACTTTGAAGTTCCAGATGGATTTTTTGATGGAACAGTTATAATTGTATTTTCTGTATCGGGAGAGACGGTGGATGTTATTAACCAATTGCACCAATTTAGAAAGTTTAATTGTGCAGTAATTACAATTACTAATGCAGAATATAGTACCATTGCCAAAATATCAGATATGGTAATTAATTACAACCTACCAATGAATATAAAAGGTAAATCAAAAATAAATTTTACTTCTCAAATACCGGTTATATATATTATAGAAAAATTGGTTTATAACATTTCACAATTTTTTAAACAAACAAGAACTATAAGTAAATATATATATGAAATTTTGTGA